The following proteins are encoded in a genomic region of bacterium:
- a CDS encoding AraC family transcriptional regulator: MKSTNTFGDTLFDRSDFPLTAGWREDQVPIPLHNHTFEELVIIEAGTADHFVNEGERFPLRVGDVFVIKPNSAHGFDSPRQLVRVNIRFHLERLSLPMAEMCKLPGYHALFELEPRYRQHHRFASRLRLGMTDLRHALDLAKEMESELTRRAPGYEFASLSSFMRLIALLCRCYSRSTTPLSLPLLRADRAIQYLESHYQEEISLRDLGHHTHQSVNTLLRVFKAATGHSPVQYLLNLRLRKATELLIERPDLGVTEAALAAGFNDSNYFSRLFRRRFKVSPRAFRLKAWDSLGDTPLRDAVRPLVDGSQG; this comes from the coding sequence ATGAAATCGACTAATACCTTCGGCGACACTTTATTTGACCGGTCCGATTTCCCGCTCACTGCAGGATGGCGGGAGGACCAGGTCCCGATACCGTTGCACAACCATACCTTCGAGGAATTGGTCATCATCGAAGCCGGGACCGCTGACCATTTCGTGAATGAGGGCGAGCGATTTCCTCTCAGGGTGGGGGACGTTTTCGTCATCAAGCCGAACTCCGCCCATGGTTTCGATTCACCCCGTCAACTGGTTCGGGTAAACATTCGCTTTCATCTAGAACGCCTTTCGTTGCCAATGGCCGAAATGTGCAAACTGCCTGGGTATCACGCCTTGTTTGAGTTGGAGCCCCGCTACCGGCAGCACCACCGGTTTGCGAGCCGCTTGCGTCTTGGGATGACGGACCTCCGTCACGCTTTGGATCTGGCGAAGGAAATGGAGTCGGAATTGACCCGGCGGGCCCCGGGCTACGAATTCGCCTCGTTATCGAGTTTCATGCGCCTGATCGCGTTACTCTGCCGATGCTACAGCCGATCGACGACGCCCCTTTCCCTGCCGCTGCTTCGTGCGGACCGGGCGATCCAGTACCTGGAATCGCACTATCAAGAGGAGATATCCCTGCGCGACCTCGGTCACCATACTCATCAATCCGTCAATACGTTGCTCCGTGTTTTCAAGGCGGCCACAGGACACTCCCCGGTCCAATACCTGCTAAACCTGCGGTTGAGAAAAGCGACGGAACTATTGATCGAGCGCCCGGATCTGGGCGTAACGGAAGCCGCTCTGGCCGCAGGATTCAACGACAGCAACTATTTCAGCCGTCTCTTCCGGCGGCGGTTCAAGGTGAGCCCACGGGCCTTCAGGCTCAAAGCCTGGGATTCGCTCGGCGATACTCCCCTCCGCGACGCCGTCCGCCCATTGGTGGACGGCAGTCAGGGATGA